The Thermococcus sp. 4557 genomic sequence TACCTGTACAAACTTCTCTCCCCCTTTGGGGTATCCCTCGATGAGACATTCCGCGTGACCCCCGCAGTAGTGGGCACCGTGACCATCATCCTCGTGTACCTCGCCATCAAAGACCTGTACAGCAACACAGAAGCCGCTCTCTCCGCCGTATTCATGGCGATCTCCTTCGGACACATCTTCCGCTCGATGGCGAACTACTACCGCGGCGACAACTACCTGCTGCTCTGGTACTCCCTGGCACTCCTGGGGATCGGGTTGGCGCTCTCCCCAAAGCTCAGGGAGAAGCTGGGACGCGGGGTGCTCATCCTCTACCTGATTCCCGGGCTCGCGGCAGGGCTGGCGGCCGGATTCTGGAGTGCTTACTATCTGATATTCGTGCTCCTGCTCGCCAACGCAGCATTCCTCGCCCTGGGGGGCCTGCTCCTCAGAAAGCCCAGGGCTTTCATTGATTCCCTCGCCCTGACACTCTCAGCTGCAGTGGGTGCCCTGGTGGCAAACTTCCTCGGCCCCCACCTCGGGTACGGCATGTTCGGCTGGAACCGTCCGGACGGAGTTGCGGCCGCAGAAAAGCTGGGCCTGGAGTTTGGATTGGTGAAGGACGCCTTCCTGCTCGCATACCTGAAATACGCCGTTCCCCTCGTGGTGCTGCTGATAGTCCTCCTCCTCGCGGCCTCACACGTTCTGAAAGATATCCGCCACAGGGCGGCCCTCGTAGCCGTCATAACGCTCGCTGGGGTGATCGTGGCGATCCACTACAGGGGCTTCGTGGAGGGCGTGTTTCTGACGTTCCTCCAGAGGTTTGGGGACGAGGCCATAGCCGAGACCCAGAGGACGTCCCTGAGGGACGCATGGATCTCCTACGGAACCCTCCTGCTCGCAGCCCCCTTCTTTGCCCTCCGCATGAGGCCCTCGCGGATTAAACTATCCGACTTCATCGTTCTGGGCTTCGCAATTCCAGGGGTCATTATGATGGCCCTCTGGACCAGATTCCTGTTCATCGGCTCGCTGGCGGTGGCGGTTCTGGCAGGAATCGGGACGGTCGAGCTGATGAATCTCCTGAGTGAGAAAGGTATCAAGAACAGGAAATACATCGCCGCAGCGGTGGTGGCACTCCTGATAATACCGCCGGGCGTCCTGGGGGTCCAGCACACACTGAACGCAAGGCCCTTCGTGAACGAGAAATGGGAGACCGCCCTCAAGGCGCTCGGGGAAACGTCCAACAAAAACGATGTCGTCCTCACCTGGTGGGATCAGGGGTACTGGGTGACGTACTTCTCCCACAGGGCAACTCCCTCCAGGGGCGTGCCTGACCAACTGACGGCAAGGTACTACCTCGGCCTCGTCGGCGAGGAGGAGCTGATGAACCTCGGCGTTGATTACGTCATAGTCTCCTACGACGCTGTTCTCAAGTTCCCGGCGGTGCTGAAGACTGCAGGAGTTCCGGTTAAGGACTACCCAATGGTACCGATCCCCCTGGTTGAGGAGAGCGGGAACACTCTGATCTTCGCGCAGGACGGGTACTCAATAACGGCCCGGCCTGAAAAGAACGGCTGGAACATCGTGGTCAGCGTGGGTGAAGGTGCGTTCTCACCGCTGGGGGCCCTCGTGGAGGGCGGACATGGGCCGAAGGCTGTAAACGTCACAGGGGGCCCAAAGGCGGAGGCCTTCGTGTACATAAACCTGAACTACGGCTACGCAGTTCTTATGAACTGGAAAGCTTTCAACACAACCCTCGCAAGGCTGATGTTCACGGAGAGCCTGCCGGGATACAGCATGGTGTACTCCGACGGAGGATACGTCAAGATTTTCAGATTCGAACACCCCAACGTGGCCGTTGTTTCCAGGGAGGGACGTGCCGTCCTGAAGTTCACGAACGCCACCGGAACGCGCCTGGTACTCGAGGGCTTTATGGACAACGGAACCAGGGTCTTCGAGGAGAGCTACGACG encodes the following:
- a CDS encoding oligosaccharyl transferase, STT3 subunit yields the protein MGIQVDAPKTKEPRVGPGDLIKTRYLLPGIILLALTLRLIPLRFSYFLGYDTYFHAAYVEYSTALGSWVNFFPYANAPWGMLIDQFHPKGFWMPPLYLYKLLSPFGVSLDETFRVTPAVVGTVTIILVYLAIKDLYSNTEAALSAVFMAISFGHIFRSMANYYRGDNYLLLWYSLALLGIGLALSPKLREKLGRGVLILYLIPGLAAGLAAGFWSAYYLIFVLLLANAAFLALGGLLLRKPRAFIDSLALTLSAAVGALVANFLGPHLGYGMFGWNRPDGVAAAEKLGLEFGLVKDAFLLAYLKYAVPLVVLLIVLLLAASHVLKDIRHRAALVAVITLAGVIVAIHYRGFVEGVFLTFLQRFGDEAIAETQRTSLRDAWISYGTLLLAAPFFALRMRPSRIKLSDFIVLGFAIPGVIMMALWTRFLFIGSLAVAVLAGIGTVELMNLLSEKGIKNRKYIAAAVVALLIIPPGVLGVQHTLNARPFVNEKWETALKALGETSNKNDVVLTWWDQGYWVTYFSHRATPSRGVPDQLTARYYLGLVGEEELMNLGVDYVIVSYDAVLKFPAVLKTAGVPVKDYPMVPIPLVEESGNTLIFAQDGYSITARPEKNGWNIVVSVGEGAFSPLGALVEGGHGPKAVNVTGGPKAEAFVYINLNYGYAVLMNWKAFNTTLARLMFTESLPGYSMVYSDGGYVKIFRFEHPNVAVVSREGRAVLKFTNATGTRLVLEGFMDNGTRVFEESYDVTGLDEFSLPPELEEGAVVRYTYERNGKVLDRGTFRLHDAWGQ